DNA sequence from the Streptomyces sp. HUAS 15-9 genome:
CCATGGACGAGGCCGACCCGGCCGCCCTGCCCGCGGGCGCCGATCTGCTGCTGATCACCAGCACCTTCGGCGACGGTGACGCCCCCGACAACGGCGCGGGCTTCTGGGACGGTCTCGCCGCCCTCGACGCCGGGCGTCTGACCGGCCGTCGGTACGCCGTCCTGGCCTTCGGCGACTCCAGCTACGACGACTTCTGCGGGCACGGACGGCGCCTGGACAGCCGTATGGACGAACTGGGCGCGGTCCGGCTCGCGCCGCGCACCGACTGCGAACCGGACTACGGGAGACAGGCGGAGGCCTGGCTGGACCAGGTGCTGACCGCGCTCAAGGACGAGTCCGAGCCTTCTCCGGTGGCCGCCCCCGCCCCCGCCCCCGCCAGGTCCCGGCGCCCCGCCCCGGTCACCGCCCGGCTCGTCGGCAACCGGCTGCTCAGCCTGCCCGGCGCCGGCAAGGAGGTCCGCCGTTTCACCTTCGACACCCGCGACACCGAGACGCCGCTGGTCTACGAGGCGGGCGACGCGCTGGGCGTTCGCCCCCTCAACTCCCGTGATCTGGTGGAGGAATGGCTGACCGTCACCGGGCTCGACGCCGCAACCGCAGTGGCGGTCGACGGAGTCGGTGAAGTTCGCTTCTCCGAGGCCCTGTTGCGGCATCTGGACATCACCCGGATCACCCCGGACCTGCTCCGCTTCGTCGCCGAACACGCCGGTGACCCGCGTGAGTTGCGCAAGCTCCTGCGCCCCGACAACAAGGACGAGCTGGCCAAGTGGTCCTGGGGACGGCAGGCGATCGACGTCGCCGCCGAGTTCGGGATCCGTGCCGGGGCAGAGGAATGGGCCGGCGTGCTCGGCAGGCTGCAACCGCGCCTGTACTCCATCTCCTCCAGCCCGCTGACCGACCCGCACCTGGTGTCGCTGACGGTCTCCGTCGTGCGGTACGAGAACCTGCACGGCCGCCCCCGCCAGGGCGTCTGCTCCCCGTTCCTCGCCGACGCCGGGCCGGACACGGCCGTACCGGTGCACGTGCAGCGCTCGCCGCACTTCCGGCCGCCCGCCGACCCGGCGACGCCCATGGTGATGGTCGGTCCCGGCACCGGCGTCGCGCCCTTCCTCGGCTTTCTGGAGGAGCGCCGGGCCCGCGGCCACCGCGCCCCCAACTGGCTGTTCTTCGGCGAGCAGCACCGGGCCACCGACTTCTACTACGAGCAGGAGCTGACCGCGTTCCTGGCCGACGGCACCCTGGACCGCCTCGACACCGCCTTCTCCCGGGACCAGCGGGCCAAGGTCTACGTCCAGGACCGGATGCGCGAACACGGCCCCCTGCTCTGGTCCTGGCTCCGCGACGGCGCCCACTTCTATGTGTGCGGGGACGCCTCCCGCATGGCCAAGGACGTCGACCGGGCGCTCAGGGACATCGCCGTGGTGCACGGCGGGCTGACGGAGGAGGACGCGGCGGCCTACGTCAAGCAACTCGGCACCGACCGGCGATACGTCCGGGACGTCTACTGACCGTGGCGGCCCCCGCCCGCGGTCGGCGGCCCCGGCACGCAACCGACGGCGCGGCCGGTCCCTCATATCTGTCGAGACGAGTCGTGACGCACAGGCAGTCGTGACGCACCGACAATCGACAGGAGCCCTCGTTTGGACGCCAACGAGTCCCCGCGGCCCCGTCGGGCCGACGGGGTGTCCCGCCGGAGATTCATGGTCTACACAGTGGCGGCGACCACGCTGACCGTCGCCGCCCCGCTCGGCTGCGACACACCGTCCGCGGAAGGCGCCGAACCCACCGCGGCGGACGCGCGCCGGGCCTCCGACGTCCTGGTGACCGGCACCGACGAGGAGATGCTGGTCCTGGAGGTCACCGCGGCGAACAGGATCGTCGTACGGCTGCCCCGCCTCGAGGTCGGCCAGGGCATCACCACCGCGGTCGCGATGATGATCGCCGAGGAGCTGGACGCCCGCCTGACCGATGTCTGCATTCCGCTCGCCGACGCCCGGGCCAAGGGCAACCAGTACACCGGTGGTTCGAGTTCGGTCAGTTCGCTGTACGGACCGGCCCGGCAGCTCGCCGCCACCGCACGCGCCAGACTGGTGACCGCTGCCGCCCGCCAGTGGCATCTGCCCGCGCGGCTGCTGCACACCCGGGACACCATGGTCGTCGCGCCGGACGGGCGCACCGCCACCTTCGGGTCACTCACCGCGAGCGCCGCGCGCATCCGCCGCCCGGCCGTGCCCGACCGGCCTAAGCCGGCTTCCCGGCACCGGGTGATCGGACGGCCGGCGAACCGGATCGACGCCCGGGACATCGTCACCGGCCGGGCCGAGTACACGGGCGACCTGTCGGCGGCCGGAGCGAAGCCGACCGTGGTGGCCCGGCCGCCGACGGTCAGGGGGAAGCTCGTCTCGGTCGACGCCGCCGCGGCCCGTGCCATGCCGGGGGTCCTCGCCGTGGTCAGGGCGGCCGGTGGTGTCGCCGTCGTCGCGGAGACCTTCCACCATGCCCTCAAGGCCCGGGACGCGTTGCGCGTCGCCTGGGCCCCGGGCCCGCTCGCCCCGCTCTCGGACGCGGGTATCCGCACCCGGCTCAAGGGCGCGGTGCCCCGGCTCTCCACCCCGCCGCACGGATCGACGCAGGTCCAGGGCGAGTTCGAGTTCGCCTTCGTCAGCCATGCCCCGATGGAGGTGCTGACCGCGGTGGCCGACGTACGCGCCGACCACGCGGAGTTCTGGTTCTCCTCGCAGACACCGATGGACGCCCGGGACACACTGGCCGAGTTGCTCCGGCTGCCGAAGTCCAAGGTCCGGGTCCATGTGGTGCGCGGCGGCGGCTCGTTCGGGCGGCGGCTGAACTTCGACGCCGCGATCGAGGCGGCCCTGATCTCCAAGGCGGCCCGCCGCCCGGTGAAGCTGATGTGGACCCGTAACGACGACATACGGCACGGCCGGATGCGCCCGGCCAGCCACCACCGGATCCGGGCCAGCGTCGCGCGCGGCCGGGTGGTGGCCTTCGAGCACGCGATGGCCTCGGTGGGGGAGTCGTCCCAGGGCAAGGGACTGACCGCGCAGGGTGGTGCGGTCCCCGCCGCGCTCGTCACCCGTCGTACGCCCGCGGCCGGACCGCTGCCCAGCGACAGCGGCCTGTACAACTTCGGCCGGGTGTCGGGGAATTCGGGCGGGATCGAGCTGCCGATACCGCTCGGGGCCTGGCGGTCGGTGGACTCCGGCACGATGCGGACCGCGGAGGAGGTCGTCGTCGACGAGGTCGCCCGCAGTCTGGGCAAGGACCCGGTCGCGTTCCGGCGCACCACGCTGCGGAGCAAGACCGTGAAGGCCGTGCTCGACAAGGTCGCGGCCGCCGGGCACTGGGGCCGCGCCATGCCGCCCGGCACGGCCCAGGGGGTGGCCGTCCACGAGGAGTACGGCTCCTGCGTGGCCTGTCTCGCCGAGATCGACGCCACCGACCCGAAGCATCCCAGGGTGACCAAGGTGGTGATGGCCGCCGACGTCGGGACCGCCGTCAACCCGCGCGGTCTTCAGGCCCAGCTCATGGGTACCGCGATGGACGGGATCTCCACCGTCCTCCAGGCGGGTCTGCACATCGACCGGGGAGCCGTCCGCGAGGGCAGCTTCGCCGACTTCCGCTACGCCCGTCAGGCGCAGGCCCCGCTGCACTTCGAGGCGCACGTCATGCCCTCCCACCGGGAGCCGGGCGGGGCCGGTGAACTCGGCGTGCCGGCCGCTTCCGGCGCCGTCGCCAACGCCTACGCCCGGGCGACCGGCACCAAGCCCCGCCGCTTCCCCCTCGACTTCTGATCAGCCGTCGATCGACTCCGAGAAGGCTCCGATGCGTTCGTACTCCTTCGTCCTCAACGGGAAACCGGTCACCGTGCAGGCACCTGCCGACATGCCGCTGCTGTGGGTGCTGCGCGACATGCTCGGGGTGACCGGCCCCAAGTACGGCTGCGGGGTGGGCGTCTGCCGCGCCTGCACCAGCCATCTCGACGGCGCGGAGATCCAGCCCTGCGTCGTACCGGTCGCGGACTGCGCGGACCGCAGCGTCACCACGATCGAGGGCCTGGCCGACGGTGACACCCTCCACCCCGTGCAACAGGCCTGGATCGACTGCGACGTGGCGCAGTGCGGCTTCTGCCAGCCCGGCCAGATCATGGCCGCTGCGGCCCTGCTGAAGAAGACACCCCACCCGACGGACGACGACATCGACCGCATCGAGAACGTCTGCCGCTGCGGCACGTACTTCCGGGTCCGAGAAGCGATCAAGAAGGCGTCGGGCGCCGGCCCCCGGAATGATCACTGACCCTCCGGATGATCGGGCGGCGCGGCTGGTCAGGCGTGAAGCCCGGCCGGTGTGCCCAGGTTCCGCGACGGGGCGGAGCTGTGCCCGCTGCCGCGGTGGCCGGTTCGGACGTATCAGGAGCTGTGTGCCGCGAGGCCACCGCTAGCGCCCGGATCGAGGACCGCTGAAGGACCTTGGCCCAGTCCGCGCTTCAAGTCCTAACCTCGCTCTTGTCGTTGAGGGCCTGGGCGAAGCGGAGACGGACATGCGGGTGGGCGTGCACATCAACCGGTTCAACCATTCCGAGGGCGCTCCCGCGCTCGCCGCCGAACTGGCCGCGGCGGGCAGCGCGGCCGAGGCGGCGGGCGTGAGCTGGCTCTCGGTGATGGACCACTACTTCCAGATGGAGATCAACGGCGGCGCCGAGGACCCCATGCTGGAGGCCTACTCGACCCTGGGCTACCTCGCGGGCCAGACCTCGACCGTCCGTCTCGGCGCGCTGGTCACCGGTGTGACGTACCGTCACCCCGGCCTGCTCGCCAAGATCGTCACCACCCTCGACGTCCTGTCCGGCGGCCGGGCCACGCTGGGCATCGGAGCGGCTTGGTACGACCGTGAGCACCACGGGCTGGGCGTGCCGTACCCGCCGCTCGCGGAGCGGTTCGAGCGGCTGGAGGAGACCCTGCGCATCTGCCTGCAGATGTGGGACCCGGAGAACAACGGGCCGTTCGAGGGGGAGTACTACCGGCTCGCCGAGACGCTGTGCGTGCCGGGCCCGGTCAGCGCCCCGCACCCGGAGATCATGATCGGCGGCACGGGAGAGAAGAAGACGCTGCGTCTGGTCGCCCAGTACGCGGACGCCTGCAATCTGATCGCCACGTCCCCGGAGCAGCTGCGCCACAAGCTCGACGTGCTGCGCGGGCACTGCGACGCCCTCGGCCGTGACTACGACGCGATCCGCAAGACCATCGGCTACATGGGCGAGTCGGCCACCGCCGAGGACCTCGACGCGTTCCTGACCGACATCGGCGGCTACACCAAGCTCGGCATCGACACCGTCGTCCTCTTCCCGTTCCTGGGTGAGCCCGCCGGATGGATCGAGCGCTTCGCCGCCCCGGTGGTCGAGCGGCTGGCCGAGCTGGATTGAGGGGGATGCGGCAGGGGCCGGAGCTCTGGGAGCTCCGGCCCCTGCGGGACTCGCGACGGCCCGGCTCAGGCAGCCGCGCCCACGTTGCCGTGCAGCCGCGCCACGACGTCGGTCAGCGCGGCGGCGACCTCGGCGTCATCGGCCGGGTGGGTCTCGGCGAAGCGGGTCAGCGAGCCGGGGATGGACAGCTTGACGTCCTCGAGGACCTTGCCGCCGGCGATGCCCACGGCCTTGCGGGCCTCGTCCTGGGCCCACACACCGCCGTACTGGCCGAGGGCGGTGCCGACCACGGCGACCGGCTTGCCCCCGAAGGCGCCGGCGCCGTACGGGCGGGACAGCCAGTCGATGGCGTTCTTCAGCACCGCCGGGATGGTGCCGTTGTACTCGGGGGAGAAGAGCAGGAACGCGTCGGCGGCCCGAGCGGCCTCACGCAGCTTGACGGCGGCCTCGGGGACGTTGCCCTCGACGTCGATGTCCTCGTTGTAGAAGGGGATGTCGGCCAGGCCCTCGAACAGAGCGATCTCGGCGCCCTCGGGAGCGTGCTTGACGGCGGCTTCGGCGAGCCGGCGGTTGGTCGAACCGGCGCGAAGGCTGCCGACGAGCGCGAGGATACGGACGGACATGGGGAACTCCAGGGGGCTGAAACGGTGCGGTCACGATCCGGACCGGGGTCCGCTTATCGTTGTAACACCATAACCGGACCACGGTCCAGTTTTCTTCCCGGTGCTTTACGCTGTCTCCATGTCCAGCGCTCCGCCGCCCTTCCCGAAGCCCCAGGAGCCCTTCGACGCGCCTCGGCTTCTGGAGGTCGGCTTGGGGCCCGATGAGCCGTGCCTGCGCGCCGACGCGGCCCGCAACCGCGCCCGGCTGCTGGAGGCCGCGGCCCGGCTGATCGCCGAGCACGGGGTGGCCGGGGTCACGATGGAGGCGGTGGCCGCGGCCGCCGCGGTGGGCAAGGGGACCGTCTTCCGGCGCTTCGGCGACCGCACCGGCCTGCTGACGGCGCTGCTCGACCACTCGTCGCGGCAACTGCAGGCCGACTTCCTCGGCGGCCCGCCGCCGCTGGGCCCCGGGGCGCCGCCCGTCGAGCGACTGCGCGCGTTCGGCATCGCGGTGCTGTACCGCGCGGAGGAACAGCTGGACCTGCAACTGGCCGCCCAGCCGGAGCCGACCCGCCGCTTCTCCCACCCCTCGGTGCAGGCGCTGCGCACACACGTCACGATGCTGCTGCGGCAGATCCTGCCCGACGCCGACTGCGAGCTCCTCGCACAGACGCTGCTGGCGTATCTCGACCCGGCCCTGATCAACCATCTGACCAGGCAGTGCCAGATGCCCATGGAGCGGCTGGAGGCCGGCTGGACCGACCTCGTCGCCCGGGTGACCGGTACGGAACCACCCGCCTGACCCCGAACAGCCGCTCCTCGTAGGCGGCCGGCGCGGCGGCAGAGCTGCCGGGCACCTGTGCCCGTTGTGCGCCCGCTCTGGTGCAATCGTGAATGACGTTCCCCCGCCGCGACCGTCGCTCGGCGCTTCTGCCAAGATGCGGTACGTCATGGTGCAGATACCGAACACGCCCTCGTCCGCGTCGCCCGCACCGCGCTCCGTCCCCACGAGCGCCGATGTGGCCCGCCTGGCCGGCGTCTCGCGCGCGACCGTCTCCTACGTCCTCAACAACACCAGTGCCGTACGGATCAGCGAGCCCACGCGCCGCCGCGTCCACGAGGCCGCGAAGGAACTCGGGTACGTGCCGCACGCGGCCGCCCGCAGCCTGCGCGCCGGGCACAGCCGTATGGTCCTGATGCCCGCCCCGGCCATCCCGGTGGGCCCGCTCTACGGCCAGTTCCTCAACGAACTCCAGTGGGCACTCGGCCGCCTCGACTACACGGTCGTCCAGTACGGCACCGCAGGACTGCAGGGCGACGAAGCCGCCCGCGCCTGGGCCGAGTTGCGGCCGGTCGCCGTCCTGGTGCCCGGCACCGGACTCGGCCCCCAGGGAGTCGCCGTCCTCAAACGCGCCGGCGCCCGCGCGGTGGTCACCCTCGGCCCCGAGGGCGTCGAGGGCGCCCACGCCCTGCTGATGGACCACGACGGCGTCGGCCACTGTGCCGGCGCCCATCTGTATGCCCGTGGCAGGCGCCGCATCGGCGTGGTCGTCCCCGAGGAACCCGGCCTGGAGGCCTTCTCCCGGCCCCGCCTCAAGGGCCTGCGCGAGGCCCTGCACGGCACGGACGCCACGGTGACCGAGCTGCCCCTCGCCTACGACGAACGGGCCGCCGCCGAACTCGCCGCCCGCTGGCGGGACTTCGACCTGGACGCGGTGTTCGCCTACAACGACGAGTACGCGATGCTCCTGATGCGCGCCCTGCAGGACGAGGACGTCCGCATACCCGAGGACACCGCCATGATCGGTGCCGACGACCTGATGCTGGGGCGGCTGCTGCGGCCCCGGCTCAGCACGGTCCACATCGAACTGCCGTCCGGCCGCGACCTGGCTGAACTGGTCGACCGCGCGGTACGCAACCCCGGCGCGGCACCCGAGACGCACAAGGTCCTGGGCGCGTCGATGGTCCCCCGGGACTCCAGCTGACGGCTGCCGCCGACGTGCCCCTGACGGGCGCCGTACCGCTCCCGGCCGTACCCCTCCCAGGGGCACGGCCGTTCCCGGGAAGCGCGGGCTACTCGCCCTGCGTGCCGCCCTGCTGCTCGGCGATGTTCTTGCGGACCTCGTCCATGTCCAGCTTCCGGGCCTGCCCGATGACATCGGTCAGGGCGGCCTCGGGCAGCGCGCCCGGTTGAGCGAACACGGCCACCTGGTCACGGACGATCATCAGCGTCGGGATCGACTGGATACCGAAGGCCTGCGCCAGCTCCGGCTGGGCCTCGGTGTCCACCTTGCCGAACACCAGGTCCGGGTTCTCCTGCGCGGCCTTCTCGTAGACCGGGGCGAACATACGGCACGGCCCGCACCAGGACGCCCAGAAGTCGATCAGGACGAACTCGTTCTCCGTGACCGTCTGGTCGAAGTTCTCCTTGGTGAGCTCCACGGTGCTGCTCATGCGTGATCCCTACTTCCTGCTGCGGGGGGCGAAACCGTCCGCACAACACGGCGGCCCGGGTACCTATTCCGCGCGCTTACCCATGTGGCCACCGCGCACACCACCCACCAGACTGACCCCATGACGGAAACGGAATCCATCGCGTACGACGTCGTGGTGCTCGGGGCCGGACCCGTGGGGGAGAACGTGGCCGACCGCACCCGCGCGGCCGGACTGTCCACCGCGGTCGTGGAGAGCGAGCTGGTCGGCGGCGAATGCTCGTACTGGGCGTGCATGCCCAGCAAGGCCCTGCTGCGCCCGGTCATCGCCCGCGCCGACGCCCGCCGCCTGCCCGGCCTGAGCCAGGCCGCCCAGGGCCCCCTCGACACGGCCGCCGTCCTGGCCCGACGCAACGAATACACCTCGCACTGGAAGGACGACGGCCAGGTGGGCTGGCTGGACGGCATCGGCGCCGACCTGCACCGCGGCCACGGCCGCCTCGCCGGACCCCGCACGGTCACCGTGACCGGCCCCGACGGCGTGACGAGGACGCTCACCGCGCGGCACGCCGTCGCCGTCTGCACCGGCACCCGCGCCCAGCTGCCCGGCCTGCCCGAGCTCGCCGAGGTGAAGCCCTGGACCAGCCGCGAGGCCACCGCCGCGCAGGCCGCCCCCGGCCGGCTGATCGTGGTGGGCGGCGGTGTGGTCGCCACCGAGATGGCCACCGCCTGGCAGGCCCTCGGATCCCGGGTCAGCCTGCTGGTCCGCGGCAAGGGCCTGCTGTCCCGCATGGAGCCCTTCGCCGGGGAACTGGTCGCCGAGTCCCTCACCGAGGCCGGCGCCGAGATCCGCACCGGCACCTCCGTGCAGTCCGTGACCAGGCAGAACGGCACCGTCGTGGCGATCACCGACGCCGGCGACCGCATCGAGGCCGACGAGATCCTCTTCGCCACCGGCCGCGCCCCGCGCACCGACGACATCGGCCTCGACACGATCGGCCTGGAACCCGGCTCCTGGCTGCCGGTCGACGACAGCCTCCGCGTCACCGGCAGCGACTGGCTCTACGCGGTCGGCGACGTCAACCACCGCGCCCTGCTCACCCACCAGGGCAAGTACCAGGCCCGCATCGCGGGCGCCGTGATCGCTGCCCGCGCCTTGCGAGTCCCGATCCTGGAGACGGACCCCTGGGGCGCCCACGTCGCCACCGCCGACCACCACGCCGTACCGCAGGTCGTCTTCACCGACCCCGAGGCCGCCGCCGTGGGCCTCTCCCTGGCGGAGGCGGAACAGGCCGGACACCGTGTCCGCGCCGTCGACGTCGAGTTCTCCTCGGTGGCCGGAGCAGGCCTGTACGCCGACGGCTACCGCGGCCGCGCCCGCATGATCGTCGACCTGGACGAAGAGATCCTGCGCGGCGTCACCTTCGTGGGCCCGGGAGTCGGCGAGCTGATCCACTCGGCGACGATCGCGGTCGCCGGCCGGGTCCCGGTCGACCGCCTGTGGCATGCGGTGCCGTCGTATCCGACGATCAGCGAGGTGTGGCTGCGGTTGCTGGAGGCGTACCGGGGCTAGGGGGGTGTCGTTCGGATCATCCCGGCGTCGCGGGCCCTGCCGGTTCACGGCAGCCGGAAGCCCAGCTCCTCGGCCGCCCTTCGCGGTGTCGGCTGCGTCCACCGCTCCGCCATCGCCTCGTTCGAGGACAGCGAGCGGAGTTCCGCGCGGTCGAGGTAGAGCATGCCGTCGAGGTGGTCCGTCTCGTGCTGGACGATCCGGGCGGGCCAGCCGGTGAAGAGCTCGTCGAGTGTGCGGCCGTGCTCGTCCTGGGCGCGAAGCCGCACCTCGGCGTGCCGGGCCACCACCGCCTGCCAGCCCGGGACGCTCAGGCAGCCCTCGAAGAACGCCGCCCTGGCGGTGCCGACCGGCTGGTACGACGGGTTGACCAGGACGCGGAACGGCTGCGGCACCCGGCCCCGGGCCAGCCGTACCTCTTCCGGTACCGACGCCGGATCCTCGATGACCGCGATCCGCAGTTCCACGCCGACCTGCGGCGCGGCTAGCCCGACGCCCGGGGCCGCGTTCATGGTGATGCGCAGGGCCTCGACGAAGCGCGTCAGCAGGGCGGGCTCCAACTGCCCGTCGAACGGCTCGGTGTCGCGCCTCAGCACCGGGTCGCCGGCCGCGACGATGGGCAACGGACCGTCAGCGGTGAGGAGTTGCTCGACCCGCTCGGCGAGGGGCGCACGAGGGGCATGGTCATGGGGAGTCGGCATCGCGTCAGCATGACACGACACTGCGCCCTGTCCGGACCAACGGGGGCCCGGTTCCTGGTCGGTGAACCGGGCCCCCGTGTACCGGGTGCCGTTCTCAGCCGCGGTCGAAGTCGCCCGCGAGCGCCGAGGCGATCCGCAGGTGCCGCTCCGCCTCCTCGTGCCGTGCCTGCCGCTGGAGCGTGCGGCCCAGCATCAGCCGGGCGTAGTGCTCCACTGGGTCGCGCTCGACGATGACACGCAACTCGGCCTCCGCGCGGCGCAGTTGGGCCGAGTGGTAGTAGGCCCGCGCCAGCAGCAGCCGGGGTCCGGTCTGCTCCGGCGCCTCCTCGACCAGCCCGGCCAGGACGCGTGCCGCTCGCGCGTAGTCCTTGGCGTCGAAGAACTGCTGGGCGCGCTCCCAGCGCTCCGCCGCGGTTCCGTGGTCGTAGTACGTCGTGTCCATCTGGGTTTCCACTCGTGACCTCCTTCGAGGCCGACAACGGAACCCGATGGTTCAATATTCCACTACTTGCTCGGGGTGGCCGGTTGCTCGCTCAGGGCGGCCAGCTCCGCGTCGGCCCGCTCCGTGACCAGCGTCAGCACCCGGCCCGCGACGGCCCGGTCCTCCTCGGAGATACCGGCGTAGATCCGGGCGGCGGCCGCCGCGGTCTCGGCGGAGCCCTTGGTGTACAACTCCCGCCCGACGTCCGTGATCCGCACACGGGACGGCTCCTCCTCGGCGAGCAGCCCCACGGCGATCAGCTCGTCGACCGTGACGTACACATCGGACGCGTCGACCTTCACGGCGCCGGTGACGCCGTCGACGAGCGCGTCGAGCTCGACCGGGCCGTCCGCCGCGGCGGCCAGGCGCAGGGTGATGAACTGCTGGAAGGTGACGTCGTGCGCGGACAGGACGCGTTCCAGGACGGCGCGCGCGGCGTAGTGGGCCAGGCCGACGACGCGGCCGTCGACGACGGGTGCGCTGGTGGTCATGACTGCTCCGTCTCGTTGTCGGACGTGCTGAACGGATCGAGTGGTGCGTCGAGCAGGGTTGCCAGGTCCCGGGTGAACTCCCGGGCCCGCGGGCTGTCGAGCCCGCCGAGCGGCTCCAGCAGCTGCTTCAGGAGTCCTTGGACGACATCGATCGCCCGCCGGGTGACCTCGAGGCCCTCCTCGGTGAGTGCCAGCTGTACGGCACGGGGGTCGTGCGGATCCCTGGCGCGTTCGACGAGGCCGGCCGACTCCAGGCTGCGGGCCAGCTTGGACACGTACAGGGCCTCCAGTCCGGTGTGGTCGGCCAGGCGGCGCTGGCTGGGCCGCAGTCCGGAGCGTCGCATGCCGTACAGGGACGCGACGAGCGAGTACTGCGCGTGGGTGAGTCCGAGCGGAGCCACCGCGCGGTCGACCGCGACCCGCCACTTCATCGACAGCCGCCACACCAGGAAGCCGGGCGTGGCCCCTGCGGAACCTTTGCTCATGGCGGATACAGTACATGGCTACTATGTCCATGGCTACTATTTATGGCGTGTGAAAGCTCAGGGCGACCGCGGCACGGCCCCGGGGGCCCGCTACCGCGTGCGGCCTCGCGGCTTCAAGGGCGTCGGCGGCAGGCTTGGCGCCGCCAGCGGAGCGCCGTCGTACCCCTTGACCTCACCGAAGCGAGAGCCCGTCGTCCAGTCCGCGCGGGCCTGCTCGATCTCCGCCTGGGTACGCCCGACGAAGTTCCACCACATGATCAGCTCTTCCTCGAACGGCTCACCGCCGAGCAGCATCAGCCCCGCGTCGGACTCGGCGCGCAGCGGCAGTTCGGTGCGTCCGCAGCCGAGGTAGAGCATCGAGCCCGGCAGCACGGGCACCCCGTCGACGTGCACCTCGCCGGACATCGCCAGGACGCCGTACTCGAAGTCGGGGTCGAGGGGCAGCCGGACGTCGGCGCCGTGGCTGAGCGCGAGGTCGGCGGCGACGATCGGTGTGTACGCCGTACCGGGCGAGGCCGAGCCGTCGAGGGCGCCCAGGA
Encoded proteins:
- a CDS encoding LLM class F420-dependent oxidoreductase gives rise to the protein MRVGVHINRFNHSEGAPALAAELAAAGSAAEAAGVSWLSVMDHYFQMEINGGAEDPMLEAYSTLGYLAGQTSTVRLGALVTGVTYRHPGLLAKIVTTLDVLSGGRATLGIGAAWYDREHHGLGVPYPPLAERFERLEETLRICLQMWDPENNGPFEGEYYRLAETLCVPGPVSAPHPEIMIGGTGEKKTLRLVAQYADACNLIATSPEQLRHKLDVLRGHCDALGRDYDAIRKTIGYMGESATAEDLDAFLTDIGGYTKLGIDTVVLFPFLGEPAGWIERFAAPVVERLAELD
- a CDS encoding peptide deformylase, whose amino-acid sequence is MPTPHDHAPRAPLAERVEQLLTADGPLPIVAAGDPVLRRDTEPFDGQLEPALLTRFVEALRITMNAAPGVGLAAPQVGVELRIAVIEDPASVPEEVRLARGRVPQPFRVLVNPSYQPVGTARAAFFEGCLSVPGWQAVVARHAEVRLRAQDEHGRTLDELFTGWPARIVQHETDHLDGMLYLDRAELRSLSSNEAMAERWTQPTPRRAAEELGFRLP
- a CDS encoding LacI family DNA-binding transcriptional regulator, giving the protein MRYVMVQIPNTPSSASPAPRSVPTSADVARLAGVSRATVSYVLNNTSAVRISEPTRRRVHEAAKELGYVPHAAARSLRAGHSRMVLMPAPAIPVGPLYGQFLNELQWALGRLDYTVVQYGTAGLQGDEAARAWAELRPVAVLVPGTGLGPQGVAVLKRAGARAVVTLGPEGVEGAHALLMDHDGVGHCAGAHLYARGRRRIGVVVPEEPGLEAFSRPRLKGLREALHGTDATVTELPLAYDERAAAELAARWRDFDLDAVFAYNDEYAMLLMRALQDEDVRIPEDTAMIGADDLMLGRLLRPRLSTVHIELPSGRDLAELVDRAVRNPGAAPETHKVLGASMVPRDSS
- a CDS encoding (2Fe-2S)-binding protein, whose product is MRSYSFVLNGKPVTVQAPADMPLLWVLRDMLGVTGPKYGCGVGVCRACTSHLDGAEIQPCVVPVADCADRSVTTIEGLADGDTLHPVQQAWIDCDVAQCGFCQPGQIMAAAALLKKTPHPTDDDIDRIENVCRCGTYFRVREAIKKASGAGPRNDH
- the trxA gene encoding thioredoxin, whose protein sequence is MSSTVELTKENFDQTVTENEFVLIDFWASWCGPCRMFAPVYEKAAQENPDLVFGKVDTEAQPELAQAFGIQSIPTLMIVRDQVAVFAQPGALPEAALTDVIGQARKLDMDEVRKNIAEQQGGTQGE
- a CDS encoding TetR/AcrR family transcriptional regulator; this translates as MLYAVSMSSAPPPFPKPQEPFDAPRLLEVGLGPDEPCLRADAARNRARLLEAAARLIAEHGVAGVTMEAVAAAAAVGKGTVFRRFGDRTGLLTALLDHSSRQLQADFLGGPPPLGPGAPPVERLRAFGIAVLYRAEEQLDLQLAAQPEPTRRFSHPSVQALRTHVTMLLRQILPDADCELLAQTLLAYLDPALINHLTRQCQMPMERLEAGWTDLVARVTGTEPPA
- a CDS encoding dihydrolipoyl dehydrogenase family protein, translating into MTETESIAYDVVVLGAGPVGENVADRTRAAGLSTAVVESELVGGECSYWACMPSKALLRPVIARADARRLPGLSQAAQGPLDTAAVLARRNEYTSHWKDDGQVGWLDGIGADLHRGHGRLAGPRTVTVTGPDGVTRTLTARHAVAVCTGTRAQLPGLPELAEVKPWTSREATAAQAAPGRLIVVGGGVVATEMATAWQALGSRVSLLVRGKGLLSRMEPFAGELVAESLTEAGAEIRTGTSVQSVTRQNGTVVAITDAGDRIEADEILFATGRAPRTDDIGLDTIGLEPGSWLPVDDSLRVTGSDWLYAVGDVNHRALLTHQGKYQARIAGAVIAARALRVPILETDPWGAHVATADHHAVPQVVFTDPEAAAVGLSLAEAEQAGHRVRAVDVEFSSVAGAGLYADGYRGRARMIVDLDEEILRGVTFVGPGVGELIHSATIAVAGRVPVDRLWHAVPSYPTISEVWLRLLEAYRG
- a CDS encoding NADPH-dependent FMN reductase, which codes for MSVRILALVGSLRAGSTNRRLAEAAVKHAPEGAEIALFEGLADIPFYNEDIDVEGNVPEAAVKLREAARAADAFLLFSPEYNGTIPAVLKNAIDWLSRPYGAGAFGGKPVAVVGTALGQYGGVWAQDEARKAVGIAGGKVLEDVKLSIPGSLTRFAETHPADDAEVAAALTDVVARLHGNVGAAA
- a CDS encoding xanthine dehydrogenase family protein molybdopterin-binding subunit: MVYTVAATTLTVAAPLGCDTPSAEGAEPTAADARRASDVLVTGTDEEMLVLEVTAANRIVVRLPRLEVGQGITTAVAMMIAEELDARLTDVCIPLADARAKGNQYTGGSSSVSSLYGPARQLAATARARLVTAAARQWHLPARLLHTRDTMVVAPDGRTATFGSLTASAARIRRPAVPDRPKPASRHRVIGRPANRIDARDIVTGRAEYTGDLSAAGAKPTVVARPPTVRGKLVSVDAAAARAMPGVLAVVRAAGGVAVVAETFHHALKARDALRVAWAPGPLAPLSDAGIRTRLKGAVPRLSTPPHGSTQVQGEFEFAFVSHAPMEVLTAVADVRADHAEFWFSSQTPMDARDTLAELLRLPKSKVRVHVVRGGGSFGRRLNFDAAIEAALISKAARRPVKLMWTRNDDIRHGRMRPASHHRIRASVARGRVVAFEHAMASVGESSQGKGLTAQGGAVPAALVTRRTPAAGPLPSDSGLYNFGRVSGNSGGIELPIPLGAWRSVDSGTMRTAEEVVVDEVARSLGKDPVAFRRTTLRSKTVKAVLDKVAAAGHWGRAMPPGTAQGVAVHEEYGSCVACLAEIDATDPKHPRVTKVVMAADVGTAVNPRGLQAQLMGTAMDGISTVLQAGLHIDRGAVREGSFADFRYARQAQAPLHFEAHVMPSHREPGGAGELGVPAASGAVANAYARATGTKPRRFPLDF